The following proteins are co-located in the Flammeovirga kamogawensis genome:
- a CDS encoding energy transducer TonB: MVNILGSLGAGWVSFLFIVSFLALVQLFRFVINKTGGDIIAGKKKGQESNILVKKYNDVDVSKYSTLFSLIGLSFSLLFVLVALEFPTYEDQTLMDLGSVDFNEEEMVEVPITQQQPPPPPKVTAPVIVEVPDEEEIEDEIEIEIPEEFDEETVIEEAPEVEEEVEEAVEEIFEIVEDPAGFPGGMGKFYKWVGKNMKYPSQAKRMGVEGKVYVQFVVDKDGTLTDVKVVRGIGAGCDEAAIKVLQKAPKWKPGKQRGRPVKQRMVLPISFKLG; the protein is encoded by the coding sequence ATGGTAAATATTTTAGGATCATTAGGCGCAGGATGGGTATCATTCCTATTTATTGTGTCTTTCCTAGCGTTAGTACAACTTTTCCGTTTTGTGATAAACAAAACTGGAGGTGATATTATTGCTGGTAAGAAAAAAGGACAGGAATCTAATATTCTTGTAAAAAAGTACAACGATGTAGACGTTTCAAAATATTCTACATTGTTTAGTTTAATTGGACTTTCATTCTCATTGTTATTTGTATTAGTAGCATTAGAATTTCCTACTTATGAAGATCAAACATTAATGGACTTAGGTTCAGTTGATTTTAATGAAGAAGAAATGGTTGAAGTGCCAATTACTCAACAACAACCACCTCCACCACCAAAAGTAACTGCTCCAGTTATTGTAGAGGTACCGGATGAAGAAGAAATCGAAGATGAGATCGAAATCGAAATTCCTGAAGAATTTGATGAAGAGACTGTAATCGAAGAAGCTCCTGAAGTTGAAGAGGAAGTTGAAGAAGCTGTCGAAGAAATTTTCGAGATAGTGGAAGATCCTGCAGGTTTCCCAGGTGGTATGGGTAAATTCTACAAGTGGGTAGGTAAAAACATGAAATATCCATCACAAGCAAAACGTATGGGTGTTGAAGGTAAAGTATACGTTCAATTCGTTGTAGACAAAGACGGTACACTTACAGACGTAAAAGTTGTTCGTGGTATTGGTGCTGGTTGTGACGAAGCTGCGATCAAAGTTTTACAAAAAGCTCCTAAATGGAAGCCTGGTAAACAACGTGGTCGTCCAGTAAAACAAAGAATGGTATTACCAATTTCATTCAAATTGGGTTAA
- a CDS encoding M23 family metallopeptidase, whose product MRLLSIILFVCLSSFGFSQNHYDVDEDYLFPIQPGKRNYFAGSMGELRTTHFHGGLDIKTNGIEGLPVYAAASGYIIRLKVSTSGYGRCIYIMHSNGQTSVYAHLQKFKPELEEYILAQQYKNKSFEINLENLSKDLFKVEKGEIIAYSGNTGSSSAPHLHFEIRDIDERPLNPIEFGFSEVIDNLPPTVRSIRLKPLTISSRVQGEYKTVNKTTIGKKGRYTINTPFYAKGDVGIEIDTYDRADGTYNKYGINKIKVYTNDSLIYEHIIDRIPFDMSANINTFTDYHSFLDHKKRYQRLYFYDSNHLPIYPDSTLNGFLSVKEGKIKNILIELWDSFDNKSTTTFKIIGKNTAPLTKGATPKLTIDDNIMLVPLKGKSNEVADFKFLKYGIPLLDQQVKPAYKKGKYNIYLWDLRNGLPEICTTTTDTLTTNLKHVIPFGVEFTYFDPIATFHFQENTLFDTLYLQAIETPKVLHIENYYTPLHAPVFINYKVKDSKLISSNHFMYRRDKDGDLEFIGGTWDGSAINFKTKRLGTFEIHPEVTAPVITPLKQWNTNQLRFNVEDDESGIANYYATLNGQFILLEYDAKKDFIQTRLQHKSDRLKGEFKMIIEDRAGNISEYSKVFK is encoded by the coding sequence ATGCGTTTACTAAGCATTATTTTATTTGTATGTCTTTCTTCATTCGGGTTTTCCCAAAACCATTACGATGTTGATGAAGATTATTTATTTCCAATTCAACCTGGTAAAAGAAATTATTTTGCTGGTTCTATGGGAGAATTACGTACAACTCATTTCCACGGAGGTTTAGATATTAAAACTAACGGTATTGAAGGTCTACCAGTTTATGCCGCTGCAAGTGGTTATATCATCAGATTAAAAGTTTCAACATCAGGTTATGGACGTTGTATTTATATAATGCATTCTAACGGACAAACATCTGTTTATGCCCATTTACAAAAATTCAAACCAGAATTAGAAGAATATATTCTTGCTCAACAATACAAAAATAAATCTTTTGAAATAAATTTAGAAAATCTCTCAAAAGACCTGTTTAAAGTTGAAAAGGGTGAAATTATCGCCTACTCCGGAAATACAGGATCATCCTCTGCACCCCACCTTCATTTTGAGATAAGAGATATAGACGAACGCCCTTTAAACCCTATTGAATTTGGCTTCTCTGAAGTTATTGACAACCTCCCTCCAACAGTTAGAAGTATTCGTCTAAAACCATTAACAATAAGTAGTAGAGTACAAGGAGAATACAAAACTGTAAATAAAACTACTATTGGTAAGAAAGGGAGATATACGATAAATACTCCATTCTATGCAAAAGGAGATGTAGGTATTGAAATAGACACTTATGATAGAGCTGATGGAACGTACAATAAATATGGCATTAATAAAATAAAGGTTTATACCAACGATTCTCTTATTTACGAACATATTATTGACCGGATTCCATTTGATATGTCTGCCAATATTAACACATTTACAGACTATCATTCTTTTTTAGATCATAAAAAGAGGTATCAACGTTTGTATTTTTATGATAGTAATCACCTTCCAATTTATCCTGATAGTACTCTAAATGGTTTTTTATCAGTTAAAGAAGGAAAAATAAAAAATATTTTAATTGAATTATGGGATAGTTTTGATAATAAATCAACTACTACATTTAAAATAATAGGAAAAAACACAGCCCCTTTAACTAAAGGAGCTACTCCTAAACTAACTATTGATGATAATATTATGCTTGTTCCTTTAAAAGGAAAAAGTAATGAAGTAGCAGATTTCAAATTCTTGAAATATGGAATTCCATTATTAGATCAACAAGTTAAACCTGCCTACAAGAAAGGGAAATATAATATCTATTTATGGGATTTAAGGAATGGTTTACCAGAGATTTGCACCACAACGACAGATACTTTAACTACAAACCTTAAACATGTTATTCCATTTGGAGTTGAGTTTACTTATTTTGACCCTATAGCAACTTTTCATTTTCAAGAAAACACACTTTTTGATACACTCTATCTACAAGCTATAGAGACTCCTAAAGTACTTCATATAGAAAATTATTACACTCCTTTACACGCTCCTGTATTTATTAATTATAAGGTAAAAGATAGTAAATTAATTTCCTCTAACCATTTTATGTATAGAAGAGACAAAGATGGAGATTTAGAATTTATTGGTGGAACTTGGGATGGTAGTGCTATTAACTTTAAAACAAAAAGACTAGGTACTTTCGAAATTCACCCAGAAGTAACTGCACCTGTTATAACACCATTAAAGCAATGGAATACTAACCAATTACGTTTTAATGTGGAAGATGACGAATCTGGAATTGCAAACTACTATGCCACGCTAAATGGTCAGTTTATATTATTAGAATATGATGCAAAAAAAGATTTTATTCAGACTCGATTACAACACAAATCTGATCGATTAAAAGGAGAATTTAAAATGATTATTGAAGATCGAGCAGGTAATATTAGTGAGTACTCAAAAGTTTTTAAATAG